Proteins from a single region of Azospira inquinata:
- a CDS encoding putative RNA methyltransferase: MAFLPFPHLTCPLDGVPLVRQGPSWRCPDGHCFDVAAQGYVNLLPVQLKRSRDPGDSKAMVAARRRFLNSGAYQPLADGVARALLADLPAGGLPTCLDGGCGEGYYLRRLAALAGERPLAVLGLDISKWAVQAAAKQAPGATWVVGSNARLPVPDASVDRLLCLFGFPVYGEFARVLRPEGQLLMLDPGPDHLRELREVIYPRLKPEKPATPLPPGFRLLGRETFTYALEVDGQPQIADLLAMTPHLHRATPEGRARAAALDHISLTVDVVLQRLGRAD; this comes from the coding sequence ATGGCCTTCCTGCCCTTCCCCCACCTCACCTGTCCCCTGGATGGCGTCCCCCTGGTGCGTCAGGGCCCCAGCTGGCGCTGCCCGGACGGTCACTGCTTCGACGTGGCCGCCCAGGGCTACGTGAATCTCCTGCCCGTGCAGCTCAAGCGCTCCCGGGACCCGGGGGACAGCAAGGCCATGGTGGCCGCCCGGCGCCGCTTTCTCAATAGCGGCGCCTATCAGCCCCTGGCGGACGGGGTGGCCCGGGCCCTACTGGCGGACCTGCCCGCCGGCGGGCTGCCCACCTGCCTGGATGGGGGCTGCGGCGAAGGCTACTATCTGCGGCGCCTGGCCGCCCTGGCCGGGGAGCGGCCCCTGGCCGTACTGGGTCTGGATATTTCCAAATGGGCGGTGCAGGCGGCGGCCAAACAGGCCCCCGGGGCCACCTGGGTGGTAGGCAGCAACGCCCGCCTGCCTGTGCCGGACGCCAGCGTGGATCGGCTGCTATGCCTCTTCGGCTTTCCTGTCTACGGGGAATTCGCCCGGGTGTTACGTCCGGAGGGCCAGCTCCTCATGCTGGACCCGGGGCCGGACCATCTGCGAGAGCTGCGGGAAGTCATCTACCCCCGCCTAAAGCCGGAAAAACCCGCTACCCCCCTGCCCCCGGGCTTTCGCCTCCTGGGCCGGGAAACCTTCACCTATGCCCTGGAAGTGGACGGCCAGCCCCAGATCGCCGACCTCCTGGCCATGACCCCCCACCTGCACCGGGCCACCCCGGAAGGCCGGGCCCGCGCCGCCGCCCTGGACCACATCAGCCTGACGGTGGACGTGGTTTTGCAACGGCTGGGGCGGGCGGACTAA
- a CDS encoding PACE efflux transporter produces MSVPIRSLADRLRQVALFEVLGLALVTPLFSWASGQQGTSSLVLLAILAGVAALWNTAFASAVDWVQAHYFGLRADLRGWRARAVYALAFEGGLACLTLPIIAAWTGLSWFAALVADLGLALTYTVYAYLFNWVYDRCFPLGERPLAPEAGGVE; encoded by the coding sequence ATGTCCGTTCCCATCCGTTCCCTTGCCGACCGTCTGCGTCAGGTAGCCCTGTTTGAGGTGCTCGGCCTGGCCCTGGTGACACCCCTGTTTTCCTGGGCCAGCGGCCAGCAGGGCACCAGCTCCCTGGTGCTGCTGGCCATTCTGGCCGGGGTGGCGGCCCTGTGGAACACCGCTTTCGCCAGCGCCGTGGATTGGGTCCAGGCCCATTATTTCGGCCTGCGGGCCGACCTGCGGGGCTGGCGGGCCCGGGCCGTCTATGCCCTGGCCTTTGAGGGCGGCCTAGCCTGCCTCACCCTGCCCATCATCGCCGCCTGGACGGGCCTCTCCTGGTTCGCCGCCCTGGTGGCCGATCTGGGTCTGGCCCTCACCTACACGGTCTATGCCTACCTGTTCAACTGGGTCTATGACCGCTGCTTTCCCCTGGGGGAGCGGCCCCTGGCCCCGGAAGCGGGCGGGGTAGAATAG
- a CDS encoding DOMON-like domain-containing protein, which yields MITPLFPGAALLVPHPDSAPAPLSLIQVTLGRGPGGALVLDYRLQGDLEALRLPSAAHPAPADRLWAHTCCEVFLRRRGGLAASAPAEPTLRPAADPRLPPPALPYREFNFSPSGQWASYGFAAYRLRDPEAPLPPPPQLEISRGPGELALRATLEGGALLPGPGVLQVALATVVERQDGSLAYWALAHGAGQPDFHGEKGFVLALPPDF from the coding sequence ATGATAACCCCACTTTTTCCCGGCGCCGCCCTGCTGGTGCCCCATCCGGACAGCGCCCCGGCCCCCCTCTCCCTGATCCAGGTGACCCTGGGCCGGGGGCCCGGCGGGGCCTTGGTGCTGGATTACCGGCTCCAGGGGGACCTGGAGGCCCTGCGCCTGCCCAGCGCCGCCCACCCGGCACCGGCGGATCGGCTCTGGGCCCACACCTGCTGCGAGGTGTTTCTGCGCCGTAGGGGTGGCCTTGCTGCCAGCGCTCCGGCGGAACCAACGCTCCGCCCCGCCGCCGACCCCCGGCTGCCGCCCCCGGCCCTGCCCTACCGGGAATTCAATTTTTCCCCCTCCGGCCAATGGGCCTCCTACGGTTTTGCCGCCTACCGGCTGCGGGACCCGGAGGCGCCCCTGCCGCCCCCGCCCCAGCTGGAGATAAGCCGGGGCCCCGGGGAACTGGCCCTCCGGGCCACCCTGGAAGGGGGGGCCCTGCTCCCTGGGCCCGGCGTCCTGCAAGTGGCCCTGGCCACGGTGGTAGAGCGGCAAGACGGTAGTCTGGCCTACTGGGCCCTGGCCCACGGGGCAGGCCAGCCGGACTTTCACGGGGAAAAGGGCTTTGTTCTGGCCCTGCCCCCGGATTTTTGA
- the murB gene encoding UDP-N-acetylmuramate dehydrogenase — MLPPFVQADADLAPLNTLALPARAAFLATVTHPDELGQLAVHPDLARRRRFVLGGGSNLVLTGDVDGLVLRMAIPGKALVAEDDDAWYVRAGAGESWHDFVRWTLAQGWPGLENLSLIPGTVGSAPIQNIGAYGLEAGDRFYRLEARDMATGEDFTLDREACRFAYRDSRFKQEGWHLDGSHVITAVTFRLPKAWQPLTRYADLAKELEARGLTQPSARDISDAVIAVRQRKLPDPATLPNAGSFFQNPVVPGPVAASLVTTHPHLPHYPQPDGRVKLAAGWLIEQSGWKGRALGPAAMYEKQALVLVNRGGATGAQVAALMAAVQADVGEKFGVELMPEPIFL; from the coding sequence ATGCTGCCCCCCTTTGTCCAGGCGGACGCCGATCTCGCCCCCCTCAACACCCTGGCCCTGCCCGCCCGGGCCGCCTTTCTCGCCACCGTCACCCACCCAGACGAGCTAGGCCAGCTGGCCGTCCATCCGGACCTAGCCCGGCGCCGCCGCTTCGTTCTGGGCGGGGGCAGCAATCTGGTCCTCACCGGGGACGTGGATGGTCTGGTGCTGCGCATGGCCATCCCGGGCAAGGCCCTGGTGGCGGAGGACGACGACGCCTGGTACGTGCGGGCCGGGGCCGGGGAAAGCTGGCACGACTTTGTGCGTTGGACCCTGGCCCAGGGCTGGCCCGGCCTGGAAAATCTCTCCCTCATCCCAGGCACCGTGGGCTCCGCCCCCATCCAGAACATCGGCGCCTACGGCCTGGAAGCGGGAGACCGGTTTTATCGCCTGGAAGCCCGCGACATGGCCACGGGGGAAGATTTCACCCTGGACCGGGAAGCCTGTCGCTTCGCCTATCGGGACAGCCGCTTCAAACAGGAAGGCTGGCACCTGGACGGCAGCCACGTCATCACCGCCGTCACCTTCCGCCTGCCCAAGGCCTGGCAGCCCCTCACCCGCTACGCCGATCTGGCCAAGGAACTGGAGGCCCGGGGCCTCACCCAACCCAGCGCCCGGGACATTTCCGACGCGGTGATCGCCGTGCGCCAGCGCAAGCTGCCGGACCCGGCCACCCTGCCCAACGCGGGCAGCTTTTTCCAGAATCCGGTGGTGCCGGGGCCAGTGGCCGCCAGCCTGGTAACCACCCATCCCCACCTGCCCCACTATCCCCAGCCCGATGGCCGGGTCAAACTGGCCGCCGGCTGGCTCATTGAACAATCTGGCTGGAAAGGCCGAGCCCTGGGCCCCGCCGCCATGTACGAGAAACAGGCCCTGGTGCTGGTGAACCGGGGCGGCGCCACCGGCGCCCAGGTGGCCGCCCTCATGGCAGCGGTGCAGGCCGATGTGGGGGAGAAATTCGGCGTTGAGTTGATGCCGGAGCCGATTTTTTTATAA
- a CDS encoding DUF1840 domain-containing protein, producing MIVKFQSTAAADVITFADVARLLLRLLGKEPTARGVIAPGELDQAVARLEGLEKPAKDGKAQLLEDSGIGMEPHEVVALATRAQPFIRMFAQAAKAEKAVTWEAAQDFYEDGGLGIEG from the coding sequence ATGATCGTAAAATTCCAAAGTACCGCCGCCGCCGATGTCATTACCTTTGCCGATGTGGCCCGCCTGCTGCTCCGTTTGCTGGGCAAGGAACCCACCGCCCGGGGGGTGATTGCCCCAGGGGAATTGGATCAGGCCGTGGCCCGTCTGGAGGGCCTGGAAAAGCCCGCCAAGGACGGCAAAGCCCAGCTGCTGGAAGATTCGGGCATCGGCATGGAGCCCCATGAAGTGGTGGCCCTGGCCACCCGGGCCCAGCCCTTCATCCGCATGTTCGCCCAGGCCGCCAAGGCGGAAAAGGCGGTCACCTGGGAAGCGGCCCAGGATTTCTACGAAGACGGTGGCTTGGGGATTGAAGGCTAG
- a CDS encoding N-acetylmuramoyl-L-alanine amidase family protein, translated as MAPLPTLAGEGIATGAAEEGEIPAGAVAPTLPSPTARPPVALPRVAVDVGHSLKDSGAISARGRSEFSFNLDLARQLATALEAKHLAVTRINFDGKIPSLAARPEAAVGADYFISLHHDSLDPSFLHLWEWDGRPETYNDEPRFRGFALFISHRNPDVAQSLACASAIGARLRRLGFARATHHSATALGTPRPWADETNGVRFYDTLLVTSHTTVPAVLLEAGMLKNREEELALADPANQARMADGIATGLAACMMELRADKGEGRQ; from the coding sequence ATGGCTCCCCTTCCCACCCTGGCTGGGGAAGGAATCGCCACGGGGGCGGCGGAGGAAGGGGAAATCCCTGCGGGGGCCGTGGCCCCCACCCTCCCCTCGCCCACGGCCCGGCCCCCCGTTGCCCTGCCCCGGGTGGCCGTGGATGTGGGCCATTCCCTCAAAGATAGCGGCGCCATCAGCGCCCGGGGCCGCAGCGAGTTTTCCTTCAACCTGGACCTGGCCCGGCAGCTGGCCACGGCCCTGGAAGCCAAGCATTTGGCCGTTACCCGGATCAATTTCGACGGCAAAATCCCCAGCCTGGCGGCCCGTCCCGAAGCGGCCGTGGGGGCGGATTATTTCATTTCCCTGCACCACGATTCCCTGGACCCCTCCTTCCTCCACCTCTGGGAGTGGGACGGGCGGCCGGAAACCTATAACGACGAACCCCGCTTCCGGGGCTTTGCCCTCTTCATTTCCCACCGCAACCCGGACGTGGCCCAAAGCCTAGCCTGCGCCTCCGCCATCGGTGCCCGCCTGCGCCGCCTGGGTTTCGCCCGGGCCACCCACCACAGCGCCACCGCCCTAGGCACCCCCCGCCCCTGGGCCGACGAAACCAACGGGGTGCGCTTCTACGACACCCTGTTGGTCACCTCCCACACCACCGTCCCCGCCGTGCTCCTGGAAGCGGGCATGCTGAAAAACCGGGAAGAAGAACTGGCCCTGGCCGACCCCGCCAACCAGGCCCGCATGGCGGATGGCATCGCCACCGGGCTGGCGGCCTGCATGATGGAGTTGAGGGCGGACAAGGGGGAGGGGCGGCAGTAG
- a CDS encoding radical SAM protein, which translates to MDDHAFPIRYVEPVYRPPSEAQSLILPLTNGCSWNQCTYCDMYTAPQKRFRARDEGETLESIRRAGAGYGDQVKRVFLADGDALVLPTRRLLAVLAAIREHLPGVRRVSSYCLPRNLARKSVAELTELRAAGLSLAYVGAESGDDTVLARVHKGESFDSTRAALDKLGEAGISRSVMLLNGLGGAVYSAQHAAASARLANATQPEFLATLVVSFPLGEARFRAAFPEWTPLDPVGLFREMEALIGALELKRTVFRSDHASNWLVLKGNLPTDKERLLAQLRAAIAQPQEAPLRPAWARGL; encoded by the coding sequence ATGGACGACCACGCCTTTCCCATCCGCTACGTGGAGCCCGTGTACCGGCCCCCCAGCGAAGCCCAGTCCCTGATTCTGCCCCTCACCAACGGCTGCTCCTGGAACCAGTGCACCTACTGCGACATGTACACCGCCCCCCAGAAGCGCTTTCGCGCCCGGGACGAGGGGGAAACCCTGGAGTCCATTCGCCGGGCCGGGGCCGGGTACGGGGACCAGGTGAAGCGGGTCTTCCTGGCGGATGGAGACGCCCTGGTGCTGCCCACCCGGCGCCTGCTGGCCGTGCTCGCCGCCATCCGGGAACACCTGCCCGGGGTGCGCCGGGTCTCCAGCTACTGCCTGCCCCGCAACCTGGCCCGCAAATCCGTGGCCGAACTCACCGAGCTACGGGCCGCCGGCCTGAGTCTGGCCTACGTGGGGGCCGAATCCGGGGACGACACGGTGCTAGCCCGGGTGCACAAGGGGGAAAGTTTCGATTCCACCCGGGCCGCCCTGGATAAGCTGGGGGAGGCGGGCATCAGCCGCTCCGTCATGCTCCTCAACGGCCTGGGGGGCGCCGTCTATTCGGCCCAGCACGCCGCCGCCTCGGCCCGGCTGGCCAACGCCACCCAGCCTGAATTCCTGGCCACCCTGGTAGTCAGCTTTCCCCTGGGGGAAGCCCGGTTCCGGGCCGCTTTTCCGGAATGGACGCCCCTGGACCCGGTGGGCCTGTTCCGGGAAATGGAAGCCCTGATCGGCGCCCTGGAACTGAAGCGCACCGTCTTCCGCAGCGACCACGCCTCCAACTGGCTGGTGCTCAAAGGCAACCTGCCCACGGACAAGGAGCGACTCCTGGCCCAGCTCCGCGCCGCCATCGCCCAGCCCCAGGAAGCCCCCCTGCGCCCCGCCTGGGCCCGGGGGCTGTAG
- a CDS encoding DUF2164 domain-containing protein encodes MTIQLAPAAQEAAIASLQRYFRENAEEPLGHLGARALLDYLLAEIGPSIYNQAVAEVQARMQQLVLDLDIDLHAEEFSYWTQPKGRRGKKA; translated from the coding sequence ATGACCATCCAGCTTGCCCCAGCGGCCCAGGAGGCCGCCATCGCCTCCCTGCAACGCTATTTCCGGGAAAACGCCGAGGAGCCCCTGGGCCACCTGGGGGCCCGGGCCCTGCTGGATTACCTGCTGGCGGAAATCGGCCCGAGCATCTACAACCAGGCGGTGGCCGAGGTGCAGGCCCGGATGCAGCAGCTGGTGCTGGATCTGGACATCGACCTCCACGCCGAAGAATTTTCCTATTGGACCCAGCCCAAGGGCCGCCGGGGGAAAAAGGCCTGA
- a CDS encoding acetyl-CoA hydrolase/transferase family protein gives MSAGTRILNAALRSKIMSAEEAAALIPSGVNVGMSGFTGAGHPKSVPAALAKRIMDANLYGKKFKIGVWTGASTAPELDGALAMVDGVEMRLPYQSDPTCRKRINAGEMEYIDIHLSHVAQSVWFGFLGKLDVAVVEVSGILEDGRLIPSSSVGNNKTWLDCADKVILEVNSWQHPALEGMHDIYYGTALPPHRKPIPIIKTDDRIGEPYFRVDPNKIIAIVETHQTDRNSAFSAPDESSRKIAGHILEFLEHEVAKGRLPKNLLPLQSGVGNIANAVLAGLNKGPFENLTAYTEVLQDGMLEMIKSGKLTVASATAFSLSPSALTELNSDLDRFKHNIILRPQEISNHPEVIRRLGVIAMNGMIEADIYGNVNSTHVMGTKIMNGIGGSGDFARNAFLSFFMTPSQAKGGEISCIVPMVSHVDHTEHDVQVIVTEQGLADLRGLSPKQRAKVVIENCAHPHFKPALMDYYKRSLDHSPGKQTPHLLEEALAWHLRYLREGQM, from the coding sequence ATGTCTGCAGGAACACGGATTCTGAACGCTGCCCTGCGCAGCAAGATCATGTCGGCCGAGGAAGCCGCCGCCCTCATTCCCTCCGGCGTTAACGTCGGCATGAGCGGCTTTACCGGTGCCGGCCATCCCAAGTCGGTGCCCGCCGCCCTGGCCAAGCGCATCATGGATGCCAATCTGTATGGCAAAAAGTTCAAGATCGGCGTGTGGACCGGTGCTTCCACCGCCCCCGAACTGGACGGCGCCCTGGCCATGGTGGACGGGGTGGAAATGCGCCTGCCCTACCAGTCCGATCCCACCTGCCGGAAACGCATTAATGCGGGGGAAATGGAATACATCGACATCCACCTTTCCCACGTGGCCCAGTCCGTCTGGTTCGGCTTCCTGGGCAAGCTGGACGTGGCCGTGGTGGAAGTCTCCGGCATTCTGGAAGATGGCCGCCTGATTCCCTCCTCCTCCGTGGGCAACAACAAGACCTGGCTGGACTGTGCCGACAAGGTGATCCTGGAAGTTAATTCCTGGCAGCACCCGGCCCTGGAAGGGATGCACGACATCTATTACGGTACCGCCCTGCCGCCCCACCGTAAGCCCATTCCCATCATCAAGACCGATGATCGGATCGGGGAACCCTATTTCCGCGTGGATCCCAACAAGATCATCGCCATTGTGGAAACCCACCAGACCGACCGGAATTCCGCCTTCTCCGCGCCGGACGAAAGCTCCCGCAAAATCGCCGGGCACATCCTGGAATTCCTGGAGCACGAAGTGGCCAAGGGCCGTCTGCCCAAGAACCTGCTGCCCCTCCAGTCCGGCGTGGGCAATATCGCCAATGCGGTGCTGGCCGGCCTCAACAAGGGCCCCTTTGAAAATCTGACGGCCTACACGGAAGTGTTGCAGGACGGCATGCTGGAGATGATCAAGTCCGGCAAGCTGACCGTCGCTTCCGCCACCGCCTTCTCCCTGTCCCCCAGCGCTCTTACGGAACTCAATTCCGACCTGGACCGCTTCAAGCACAACATCATCTTGCGGCCCCAGGAAATCTCCAATCACCCGGAAGTCATCCGCCGCCTGGGGGTCATTGCCATGAACGGCATGATCGAAGCGGACATCTACGGCAACGTCAATTCCACCCACGTCATGGGCACCAAGATCATGAACGGCATCGGCGGCTCCGGCGACTTCGCCCGGAACGCCTTCCTGTCCTTCTTCATGACCCCGTCCCAGGCCAAGGGCGGGGAAATCTCCTGCATCGTGCCCATGGTCTCCCACGTGGATCACACGGAGCACGACGTTCAGGTGATCGTCACCGAACAGGGTCTGGCCGACCTGCGCGGTCTGTCTCCCAAGCAACGGGCCAAGGTGGTCATCGAAAATTGCGCCCACCCCCATTTCAAGCCCGCCTTGATGGACTACTACAAGCGCTCCCTGGACCATTCTCCCGGCAAGCAAACCCCCCACCTGCTGGAAGAAGCCCTGGCCTGGCACCTGCGCTACCTGCGGGAAGGCCAGATGTAA
- the can gene encoding carbonate dehydratase, whose protein sequence is MAGNAGLEHLFEQNRAWSESIRAEDPTFFDRLAQLQAPEYLWIGCSDSRVPANEITGLQPGEVFVHRNVGNVVVHSDMNCLSVIQYSVEVLRVKHIMVVGHYGCGGVLAALNNLRLGLVDNWVRHIQDVRQKHGKLIEAIEDPQARHDRLCELNVIEQVFNVCHTTAVRGAWDRGQDLTVHGWVYGLSDGLAHDMYVSSTNYPDSLTAYEAAIARISSPA, encoded by the coding sequence ATGGCAGGAAACGCTGGGCTGGAACATTTGTTTGAGCAAAACCGTGCATGGTCAGAAAGTATCCGGGCAGAAGACCCCACTTTCTTTGACCGGCTGGCTCAGCTCCAGGCTCCGGAATATCTGTGGATCGGCTGTTCCGATTCCCGGGTGCCCGCCAATGAAATTACCGGGCTCCAGCCCGGAGAAGTCTTTGTCCACCGCAACGTGGGCAACGTGGTGGTCCACAGCGACATGAACTGCCTCTCCGTGATCCAGTATTCCGTGGAAGTGCTGCGGGTAAAGCACATCATGGTGGTGGGGCATTACGGTTGCGGTGGGGTGCTGGCGGCCCTCAACAACCTGCGCCTGGGCCTGGTGGATAACTGGGTGCGGCATATCCAGGATGTGCGCCAGAAGCATGGCAAGCTCATTGAAGCCATTGAAGATCCCCAGGCCCGCCACGACCGGCTCTGCGAACTCAATGTGATCGAACAGGTGTTCAATGTCTGCCATACTACGGCGGTACGGGGCGCCTGGGATCGGGGCCAGGACCTGACTGTTCACGGTTGGGTCTATGGCCTCTCCGACGGGCTGGCCCACGACATGTATGTCTCCAGTACCAATTACCCGGATTCCTTGACGGCTTACGAGGCCGCCATCGCCCGGATCAGTTCGCCGGCCTGA
- a CDS encoding M61 family metallopeptidase: protein MVHPVRYTLTPASPEAHLFHITCRVAAPDPAGQRFALPTWIPGSYLIREFARQVVSIQAQADGKPVALTKLDKHSWQAAPVKPGRALEVSYQVYAWDLSVRGAHLDRSHAYFNGPSIFLGVVGQEHLPCRVELAPPAGKAYQDWRVATAMRPAKGEKGAAKRWGFGLYEAADYDELLDHPVEMGHFDVVEFKACGTPHAVAVTGRHDGDLERLAKDLKPICESHIRLFAKTAPMDRYLFLVTVVGKGYGGLEHRASTSLLASRNDLPGTQTPTEGPLPDSYVNFLGLCSHEYFHSWNVKRIKPAAFIPYDLDREAHTHLLWAFEGFTSYYDDLGLLRSGRIDAKTYLKLLGKTAERVRQAPGRLKQSVADSSFDAWIKAYRPDENTPNAVVNYYTQGALIALGLDLELRRGSHGRKSLDQVMQVLWQRYGQSGTGVGEGDIFTAVAEVGGPTAARWLEKAVTTPGDVALEKPLKALGVKLQWQPLGDKPSLGVRTTVEGGDLKLATVFSGGPAERAGLAGGDVLVAWNGLRISPDGLDELLARHRAGDDIQLHYFRRDELQETHLVLAPPPAHRAELRLMEGLPESTGRLRRGWLGE from the coding sequence ATGGTCCATCCTGTTCGTTACACCCTGACCCCCGCGTCCCCCGAGGCCCATCTTTTCCACATCACCTGCCGGGTGGCGGCACCGGACCCGGCGGGCCAGCGCTTCGCCCTGCCCACCTGGATTCCAGGCAGCTACCTGATCCGGGAATTCGCCCGCCAGGTGGTGAGCATCCAGGCCCAGGCGGACGGCAAGCCGGTGGCCCTGACCAAGCTGGATAAGCACAGCTGGCAGGCGGCGCCGGTGAAACCGGGCCGGGCCCTGGAGGTAAGTTACCAAGTTTACGCCTGGGACCTGTCCGTGCGGGGCGCCCATCTGGATCGGAGCCACGCCTATTTCAACGGTCCCAGCATCTTTCTCGGCGTGGTGGGCCAGGAACATCTGCCCTGCCGGGTAGAACTGGCGCCCCCGGCGGGCAAGGCCTATCAGGACTGGCGGGTAGCCACGGCCATGCGCCCGGCCAAGGGGGAAAAGGGGGCAGCCAAGCGCTGGGGATTTGGCCTGTATGAGGCGGCGGATTACGACGAGCTGCTGGATCACCCGGTGGAAATGGGCCATTTCGACGTGGTGGAATTCAAGGCTTGCGGCACGCCCCACGCGGTGGCCGTCACCGGTCGCCATGACGGGGATCTGGAGCGCTTGGCCAAGGACCTGAAGCCCATCTGCGAAAGCCACATCCGGCTCTTTGCCAAGACCGCCCCCATGGACCGTTACCTGTTCCTGGTCACCGTGGTGGGCAAGGGCTACGGCGGCCTGGAACACCGGGCCTCCACCTCCCTGTTGGCTTCCCGCAACGACCTGCCCGGGACCCAGACCCCCACGGAAGGGCCTCTGCCGGACAGTTACGTGAATTTTCTCGGCCTCTGTAGCCACGAATATTTCCACAGCTGGAACGTGAAGCGCATCAAGCCCGCAGCCTTCATCCCCTATGACCTGGACCGGGAAGCCCACACCCACCTGCTCTGGGCCTTTGAAGGCTTCACCTCCTATTACGACGATCTGGGCCTGCTGCGCAGCGGCCGCATCGACGCCAAAACCTACCTCAAGCTCCTGGGCAAGACCGCGGAACGGGTACGTCAGGCCCCGGGGCGCTTGAAGCAAAGCGTGGCCGATTCCTCCTTCGACGCCTGGATCAAAGCCTACCGGCCGGACGAAAACACCCCCAATGCGGTGGTCAACTACTATACCCAGGGCGCCCTCATCGCCCTGGGCCTGGACCTGGAACTGCGCCGGGGCAGCCACGGGCGCAAGAGCCTGGATCAGGTGATGCAGGTGCTCTGGCAACGCTACGGCCAAAGCGGCACGGGGGTGGGGGAAGGGGACATTTTCACCGCCGTGGCGGAAGTGGGGGGCCCCACCGCCGCCCGCTGGCTGGAAAAGGCCGTAACTACCCCGGGGGACGTGGCCCTGGAAAAGCCCCTCAAAGCCCTGGGGGTAAAACTCCAATGGCAGCCCCTGGGAGACAAGCCCAGCTTGGGGGTACGCACCACGGTGGAAGGGGGGGATCTGAAGCTCGCCACCGTCTTCAGCGGCGGTCCGGCGGAACGGGCCGGGCTGGCGGGCGGCGACGTGCTGGTGGCCTGGAACGGCCTGCGTATCAGCCCGGACGGCCTGGATGAGCTGCTCGCCCGGCACCGGGCGGGGGACGACATCCAGCTCCACTATTTCCGCCGGGATGAACTCCAGGAAACCCACCTGGTACTGGCTCCGCCCCCCGCCCATCGGGCCGAGCTGCGGCTAATGGAAGGCCTGCCCGAATCCACGGGCCGGCTGCGCCGGGGCTGGCTGGGGGAATAG
- a CDS encoding exo-beta-N-acetylmuramidase NamZ family protein produces the protein MTVLFGLDRLLQDPALRRPLAGRRVALLAHPASLTRDLTHSLDALGALPDLNLTAAFGPQHGLRGDKQDNMVESPDYRDPRLGIPVFSLYGETRRPTPAMMDTFDVLLVDLQDLGCRIYTFITTLRYVLEAAAAHGKSVWVLDRPNPVGRPVEGNLLVPGWESFVGAAPLPMRHGLTMGELARWFIATLNLDVDCQVVTMTGWRPEAGPGYGWPQGERTWINPSPNAPNLWMARAYPGTVMLEGTTLSEGRGTTRPLELFGAPDLDARALLGEMTALAPAWLQGCVLRDCWFEPTFHKHVGQLCHGVQIHTEDPAHYHHAAFRPWRLQALAFKALRRLQPDYPLWRDFPYEYERDRLAIDLINGGPLLRQWVDDPQAQPGDLERAVAPDEAAWAQARRPFLLY, from the coding sequence ATGACCGTGCTTTTCGGCCTCGACCGCCTGCTGCAAGACCCGGCCCTGCGGCGCCCCCTGGCGGGGCGGCGGGTGGCCTTGCTGGCCCACCCCGCTTCCCTGACCCGGGACCTGACCCATTCCCTGGATGCCCTGGGGGCCCTGCCCGACCTGAACCTTACCGCTGCCTTCGGCCCCCAGCACGGGCTGCGGGGGGATAAGCAGGACAATATGGTGGAATCCCCGGATTACCGGGACCCCCGCCTGGGCATTCCCGTGTTCAGCCTCTACGGGGAAACCCGGCGGCCCACCCCGGCCATGATGGATACCTTTGACGTGCTGCTGGTGGATTTGCAGGACCTGGGCTGTCGCATCTACACCTTTATCACCACCCTGCGCTATGTGCTGGAAGCCGCTGCCGCCCACGGTAAGAGCGTCTGGGTGCTGGACCGGCCCAATCCGGTGGGCCGCCCGGTGGAAGGCAATCTCCTGGTGCCGGGCTGGGAAAGCTTTGTGGGGGCCGCGCCCCTGCCCATGCGCCACGGCCTCACCATGGGGGAACTGGCCCGCTGGTTTATCGCCACCCTGAACCTGGACGTGGATTGCCAGGTGGTGACCATGACCGGCTGGCGGCCGGAGGCCGGGCCGGGTTACGGCTGGCCCCAGGGGGAACGGACCTGGATCAATCCCAGCCCCAACGCCCCCAATCTGTGGATGGCCCGGGCCTACCCGGGCACGGTGATGTTGGAAGGCACCACCCTCTCCGAAGGCCGGGGCACCACCCGGCCCCTGGAATTGTTCGGCGCCCCGGACCTGGATGCCCGGGCCCTGCTGGGAGAAATGACCGCCCTGGCTCCGGCCTGGCTGCAAGGCTGCGTCCTGCGGGACTGCTGGTTCGAGCCCACCTTCCACAAGCATGTGGGCCAGCTCTGCCACGGGGTGCAGATCCACACCGAAGATCCGGCCCATTACCACCACGCCGCCTTCCGCCCCTGGCGCCTGCAAGCCCTGGCCTTCAAGGCCCTGCGCCGCTTGCAGCCCGATTACCCCCTGTGGCGGGACTTCCCCTACGAATACGAGCGGGACCGGCTGGCCATCGACCTGATCAACGGAGGTCCCCTGCTGCGCCAATGGGTGGATGATCCCCAGGCCCAGCCCGGGGACCTGGAGCGGGCCGTGGCTCCGGATGAAGCCGCCTGGGCCCAAGCCCGGCGCCCCTTCCTGCTCTACTGA